The following coding sequences lie in one Kribbella sp. NBC_00709 genomic window:
- a CDS encoding isochorismatase family protein, with product MANVCCESTARDASTLGYRVLMVADANAARRDQDLNATLHTVYRTFGDVRPTTEVLDLLTSGETG from the coding sequence GTGGCCAACGTCTGCTGCGAGTCAACCGCCCGCGACGCCAGCACCCTCGGCTACCGCGTCCTGATGGTCGCCGACGCGAACGCCGCCCGCCGCGACCAGGATCTCAACGCCACCCTTCATACCGTCTACCGCACCTTCGGCGACGTCCGCCCCACCACCGAAGTGCTCGATCTCCTCACTTCCGGAGAAACCGGCTAG